Proteins from a single region of Centropristis striata isolate RG_2023a ecotype Rhode Island chromosome 9, C.striata_1.0, whole genome shotgun sequence:
- the aatf gene encoding protein AATF, translating into MAGSFSQEIQDLLNPLPKFTDPEDDGDEATKAKVIETFNDDDDEDEDGVGSLSALRKHNTTLLSETDKRYVGKTVSRKQLLMDIEGSGDDEEEEDEEEDELDEEDDSLGDEEAEEEEEEDLEDDEEEEELVDDDSKLASKSKVADVTFPQGMDFHKLTEGMDDLGVSEDDDDDDDDDVSGEESEGSDADSDEMEDEEDEGTVHTFSQEKVDEEVEKGKSVKNQLALWDQLLEGRIKIQKALVTANQLPQPQTFPEFKKRGGAELAGELKNTHKALKALQRSLLELHDQLLCQNAETRAVAMGTPEAEDEEINSDEGEEEEEAFVQEGGAPKRKLEMAEYPDFMAKRFAAFQPYRNNTLQKWHDKTRLTMGKSSKGFGAFDRNILTQVEQVLMDNERLVRRTQTRRSEYRVLGKKEAPAVPSEAFPTEGEDVEPQLKANTHLKDLDEDIFDDDDFYHQLLRELIERKTSASDPNDQVAMGRQWLAIQKLRSKIKKKVDTKASKGRKVRFHVHSKLVNFMAPIDHSSVSDEARSELYRGLFGQNSAGRE; encoded by the coding sequence ATGGCAGGCTCCTTTTCTCAGGAGATCCAGGATCTGTTGAACCCTTTGCCTAAATTCACCGATCCGGAGGATGACGGCGACGAGGCGACCAAAGCCAAAGTGATCGAGACGTTCAACGATGACGATGATGAAGACGAAGATGGGGTCGGTAGCCTCAGCGCTCTGCGGAAGCACAACACAACTCTTCTGTCAGAAACTGACAAACGGTATGTGGGGAAGACAGTGTCCCGGAAACAGCTGCTGATGGACATTGAGGGATCtggtgatgatgaggaggaggaagatgaggaggaggacgagctTGATGAAGAAGATGATTCTTTGGGAGATGAagaggctgaggaggaggaggaggaggatttagaagatgatgaggaagaggaggagttgGTGGATGATGATTCCAAACTGGCGTCTAAGTCAAAGGTCGCTGATGTGACGTTTCCTCAGGGCATGGACTTCCACAAACTGACAGAGGGCATGGATGACCTGGGAGTgagtgaagatgatgatgatgatgatgatgatgatgtcagtggCGAGGAGAGCGAAGGCAGCGACGCAGACTCTGATGAGATGGAAGACGAAGAGGACGAGGGAACCGTCCACACGTTCTCTCAAGAGAAAGTGGACGAGGAGGTGGAGAAAGGGAAGTCCGTGAAGAACCAACTGGCCCTGTGGGACCAGCTGCTCGAGGGGCGCATCAAGATCCAGAAAGCTCTGGTGACCGCCAACCAGCTCCCGCAGCCGCAGACCTTCCCCGAGTTCAAGAAGAGGGGTGGAGCGGAGCTGGCGGGGGAGCTGAAGAACACCCACAAGGCTCTGAAAGCTCTGCAGAGATCCCTGCTGGAGCTGCACGACCAGCTGCTGTGCCAGAATGCAGAGACGAGGGCCGTCGCCATGGGGACGCCAGAAGCTGAAGATGAGGAGATAAACAGCGATgagggtgaagaagaagaagaggcgtTCGTGCAGGAGGGTGGAGCACCGAAACGCAAACTGGAGATGGCAGAGTATCCGGATTTCATGGCCAAACGTTTCGCTGCGTTCCAGCCGTACCGTAACAACACGTTGCAGAAGTGGCACGACAAAACTAGACTGACGATGGGCAAAAGCAGTAAGGGATTCGGGGCTTTTGACAGAAACATACTGACCCAGGTGGAGCAGGTGCTGATGGACAACGAGAGGCTGGTGCGGCGCACACAGACCCGGCGCTCCGAGTACAGAGTCCTGGGCAAAAAAGAGGCCCCTGCCGTCCCCTCTGAGGCCTTCCCAACAGAAGGAGAGGACGTGGAACCACAGCTGAAAGCAAACACACATCTCAAGGATCTGGACGAGGATATATTCGACGATGACGATTTCTACCACCAGCTGCTCAGAGAGCTGATCGAGCGCAAGACAAGTGCGTCGGACCCCAACGACCAGGTGGCGATGGGCAGGCAGTGGCTGGCCATCCAGAAGCTGCGCAGCAAGATCAAGAAGAAGGTCGACACAAAAGCCAGCAAGGGACGCAAAGTCAGGTTCCACGTCCACAGCAAGCTGGTCAACTTCATGGCTCCCATTGACCACAGCTCAGTGAGCGACGAGGCACGCAGCGAACTGTACCGCGGCCTCTTCGGGCAGAACTCTGCAGGCAGGGAGTGA
- the uck2a gene encoding uridine-cytidine kinase 2-A, which yields MAGDSETKPGDQAEQESGHRQPFLIGVAGGTASGKSSVCSKIMELLGQNEIDHHQRQVAILSQDSFYRVLTPEQKAKALKGQFNFDHPDAFDNDLIIATLWDIKGGKTVHIPVYDFVSHSRKEETVTVYPADVVLFEGILMFYSQEIRDLFQMKLFVDTDADTRLSRRVLRDISERGRDLESVLAQYITFVKPAFEEFCLPTKKYADVIIPRGVDNLVAINLIVQHIQDILNGGLNKRLNCWFNGYGTTKKQPNMESSSRPH from the exons ATGGCAGGCGACAGCGAGACAAAGCCAGGTGACCAAGCCGAACAGGAGAGCGGCCACCGGCAGCCTTTCCTCATCGGCGTCGCTGGAGGAACAGCCAGCGGCAAG TCGTCGGTGTGCAGTAAAATCATGGAGCTGCTGGGCCAGAACGAGATCGACCACCACCAGCGGCAGGTCGCCATCCTCAGCCAAGACAGCTTTTACAGGGTCCTCACCCCGGAGCAGAAGGCCAAAGCGCTCAAGGGCCAGTTCAACTTCGACCACCCAG ATGCATTTGACAATGACCTCATAATCGCAACTTTGTGGGACATCAAGGGAGGAAAAACTGTACACATCCCTGTTTATGACTTTGTTTCCCATTCCAG GAAGGAAGAGACGGTGACGGTGTACCCGGCTGATGTGGTGCTGTTTGAGGGCATCCTGATGTTCTACTCTCAGGAGATCCGAGACCTTTTCCAAATGAAGCTGTTTGTGGACACAGACGCAGACACACGTCTGTCTCGAAGAG TGCTGCGGGATATAAGTGAACGTGGACGCGACTTGGAAAGTGTTCTAGCACAGTACATAACTTTTGTCAAGCCTGCGTTTGAAGAGTTCTGCCTCCCA ACGAAGAAATATGCTGATGTGATCATACCAAGAGGAGTGGACAATCTTG TTGCCATAAATCTCATCGTTCAGCACATCCAGGATATTCTAAACGGTGGTTTGAACAAGCGGCTGAACTGCTGGTTTAACGGTTACggaacaacaaagaaacagcCGAACATGGAGTCCAGCAGTCGACCACACTGA
- the tmco1 gene encoding calcium load-activated calcium channel translates to MSTMFADTILIVFISVCTALLAEGITWVLVYRTEKYKRLKAEVEKQSKKLEKKKETITESAGRQQKKKIERQEEKLKNNNRDLSMVRMKSMFAIGFCFTALMGMFNSIFDGRVVAKLPFVPLSYIQGLSHRNLLGEDYTDCSFIFLYILCTMSIRQNIQKMLGLAPSRAATKQAGGFLGPPPQAAKFS, encoded by the exons ATGAGCACCATGTTTGCAGACACGATTCTGATCGTGTTCATCTCTGTTTGTACAGCGCTGTTAGCAGAAG GGATTACCTGGGTTTTAGTGTATCGCACTGAAAAGTACAAGAGGCTAAAGGCTGAAGtggaaaaacaaagcaaaaaac TtgagaagaaaaaggaaactaTCACAGAATCTGCAGGACgtcaacagaagaagaaaattg AAAGACAAGAGGAGAAACTgaagaacaacaacagagaCTTGTCCATG gtGCGAATGAAGTCCATGTTCGCCATTGGCTTCTGCTTCACAGCTCTGATGGGCATGTTCAACTCCAT CTTTGATGGAAGAGTAGTGGCCAAACTGCCGTTCGTGCCGCTCTCCTACATCCAGGGACTGTCGCATCGCAACCTGCTAGGCGAGGATTACACCGACTGCTCCTTTATCTTCCTCTACATCCTCTGCACCATGTCCATCAGACAG aacattcagaAGATGCTCGGTCTTGCACCCTCCAGAGCTGCAACAAAACAGGCTGGAGGCTTCTTGGGACCTCCTCCCCAAGCAGCCAAGTTTTCTTAA
- the aldh9a1a.1 gene encoding 4-trimethylaminobutyraldehyde dehydrogenase A, producing MAQSILDTMPGASTGTVVVSDHLNYWGGKRVKPRQEINKEPVFEPATGRVLCQMVPCGAEEVDEAIESARAAYLIWSKMAGMERARVMLEAARIIRERREKIAKLEVINNGKTITEALVDIDIAWQCIEYYAGLAGTLAGQHVQLPGGAFAYTRREPLGVCAGIGAWNYPFQIASWKSAPALACGNAMVFKPSPMTPVTAVILAEIYKEAGAPDGLFSVVQGGAETGSLLCHHPKVAKVSFTGSVPTGKKVMEMSAKTVKQVTLELGGKSPLLIFKDCELENAVKGALMANFLTQGQVCCNGTRVYVQREIMPQFLEQVVKRTKAIPVGDPMLDGTRMGALISKPQLEKVLGFVNQAKQQGAKVLCGGEPLVPSDPKLKGGYFMSPCVLDNCRDDMTCVKEEIFGPVMSVLPFDTEEEVIKRANNTTFGLASGVFTRDISRAHRVAANLEAGTCFINNYNISPVEVPFGGYKNSGFGRENGQVTIEYYSQLKTVVVEMGDVDSLF from the exons ATGGCCCAGTCAATCCTCGACACCATGCCCGGAGCCTCCACAGGGACCGTGGTGGTCTCAGATCATCTGAACTACTGGGGTGGGAAGCGAGTGAAGCCCCGCCAGGAGATAAACAAAGAGCCCGTGTTTGAACCTGCCACGG GCCGTGTCTTGTGTCAGATGGTTCCCTGTGGGGCGGAGGAAGTGGACGAGGCCATCGAGAGTGCCCGTGCTGCCTACCTGATATGGAGCAAGATGGCGGGCATGGAGAGGGCTCGGGTGATGTTAGAGGCTGCCCGTATTATCAGG GAAAGAAGGGAGAAGATTGCAAAGCTGGAAGTGATCAACAATGGAAAGACCATCACTGAAGCCCTGGTGGATATTGATATTGCCTGGCAGTGCATTGAATACTATGCTGGTCTGGCTGGTACACTTGCAG GCCAGCACGTCCAGCTTCCTGGTGGAGCTTTTGCCTACACCAGGAGGGAGCCCCTCGGTGTGTGTGCGGGAATCGGTGCCTGGAATTACCCCTTTCAGATCGCATCATGGAAATCTGCTCCTGCTCTGGCATGTG GGAACGCCATGGTGTTTAAGCCTTCTCCGATGACTCCTGTGACTGCCGTCATCCTGGCTGAGATTTACAAAGAGGCGGGGGCTCCTGATGGGCTCTTCAGTGTGGTACAAGGCGGAGCAGAGACCGGCAGCTTGCTCTGCCATCACCCCAAGGTGGCCAAAGTCTCTTTCACTGGCAGTGTCCCGACAGGCAAAAAG GTTATGGAAATGTCTGCAAAGACTGTGAAGCAGGTGACTCTGGAGCTCGGAGGGAAATCTCCCCTCCTGATCTTCAAAGACTGTGAGCTGGAAAACGCAGTGAAGGGAGCACTCATGGCAAACTTCCTGACACAGGGACAG GTTTGCTGCAATGGCACCAGAGTCTATGTGCAGAGAGAGATTATGCCCCAGTTCCTGGAACAAGTGGTGAAGAGGACTAAGGCCATCCCAGTGGGTGACCCCATGTTGGACGGCACTCGAATGGGAGCATTGATCAGCAAGCCACAGCTGGAGAAGGTCCTGGGATTTGTCAATCAGGCCAAACaacag GGAGCTAAAGTGCTTTGTGGAGGAGAGCCTCTTGTCCCCAGTGACCCCAAATTGAAAGGAGGCTACTTTATGTCACCCTGTGTACTCG ATAACTGCAGAGACGACATGACCTGTGTGAAGGAGGAGATTTTCGGCCCCGTCATGTCTGTGCTGCCTTTCGACACAGAAGAGGAAGTGATCAAGAGAGCCAACAACACCACCTTTGGATTGGCCTCTGGAGTCTTCACCAG AGACATTTCCCGAGCCCATCGTGTGGCTGCGAACCTGGAGGCAGGGACCTGCTTCATCAACAACTACAACATCAGCCCCGTGGAAGTGCCTTTTGGAGGATACAAGAACTCAG gcTTTGGCAGAGAGAACGGCCAGGTGACTATCGAGTACTACTCCCAGCTGAAGACCGTGGTTGTAGAAATGGGCGACGTCGACAGCCTCTTCTAA